Part of the Penaeus vannamei isolate JL-2024 chromosome 17, ASM4276789v1, whole genome shotgun sequence genome is shown below.
attttttcatCTTTAGTTATTATTTGTTAAGAATATTGTAATAATGCCAAAGATTatctttggtattatcattattatcattaccactattattattatcattattattatagtaatgataacaataatgataataataataatagtaataatgattataacagtgataatgataatgatgatagtgataacaatgataataatagtatattgatagtaataaaagcatattaataataatgataacctttcTACTTTTCAGATTTATTTATTACTAATACTAGTGCAATAAGGATGTCAAGACCCATCAGACAAGAACACTGTATAGAAGGAATCgaatttattgatatcattcgaagtcataattttcatattgctccatgccccccccccccccaggaagtatcccatggcccccccgctggcatttattttttttagaggatatagatagatagataactagatagatagataaatagatagataactagatagatagataactagatagatagataactagatagatagataaatagatagatagatagattagatagatagatagatagataaatgtatagatagatagagaactagatagacagataaatagacatagataactagatagatagataaatagatatagatatagttatatcaATTTAATAATTTCTTTAGCTATTTATCTGCAGTATTCATTGATATCCTCTCTTATTCATAATAATTTCTAAACTATCCGATGGTCAACTGTCGATCGATTCTGCCAGAAATTACTGAAACAgtcaacgcaaaaaaaaaaaaaaaaaaaaaaaaaaaaaaaaaaagaaagtgttcCATTTGAGACCATAAATTTCTTCacggggaagcgggggggggggagaaaggagggaggagggaggggggggggttaaaggtccTTTTTCACGGACGTACGTGATTCCGCTTCCCTCTTAAAAATCGTTTGGTATAATACCGATATATCCACTtggttatttatctgtctgtctgtctgtctctatctatctgtttatctgtctatttgtgtctgtctatttttctgacaatatttctatctgtctgtctctatctgtccatctgtctgtttgtgtctgtctatttttctgttaatctgtctatctgtctgtcactatctatctgttcatttgtgtacctttgtctattttctgtcaattcatctatctatctgtttatctatctttttgcttgtctttgtatttatcttttactatgtctatatatctatttatctatctgtctgtctgtttgtcagtcttctGTCAAGCTAttcatctatgtgtctatctgtctatctatttctctgtctgtctatatgtctgtctgtttgtcattctatctgtttgtctgtctgtcatttcatCTATCTGTCGGGCTGTTTCTCTATTAATCTGTCAatgtatctattaatctgtcttcctatctatttttttgtctgtctatcaatctctgtctgtaaatcctatctatctgtttatctatctctctgtctgcctgtcctttCAAGATAGACATTTTCATGATCACTTCCTGCCAATGGTCATCTCTAAactaaggaagggggggagagggaagggaggaggggagagtgttcCCATTACCCTTCATTTTtcacccttccactctcttcctattcgtttttatccctcccccctcccttcacttcacatcttcccctcccataccttctctccctctccctcccttccctttacctctccccctcccctttcccttcccatcccctctacccctctctcttctttcctgtcaccatatcccactccctttcccctcctcctccccctcccatcccctctccccctttctcgttctctctcccttcctattacctctcccccaccctctcctttccctacccccatcccgtcctccctccctcccccccatcctccccattctcctctcacttatccctcccttcctccctcccccccttacccctcccccctaaacccACCCACTATCACCTTGCCAACTCGAAGTCAATTCAGGTTAAaaggtcaatattttttttttttttttactttctttctttccttctttcttccttccttccttcttcctcttcgcgaATACGTGCGGTATTGTCTCCAACCGCATAGTTTACCGAGGCGAGAAAGTCGACCGGACAGCGGACTTACTTCGGAAGTTTGGATACATTTTAGCCTTTATGGTAAAAGTCTGTCAAGGAGTGTAAATAGTGAATGGAAATTCTGGTTCTCTTTCGTAATAGGAACGGAGTAATGTTTTGTGGAGTTgtactaaagaagaagaagaagaagaaaaagaacaaaaagaacaaaaaaaaaataataatgataataataataatcaaaatgtatatatatatatatatatatatatatatatatatatatatatagatagatagatagatagatagatagatatagatatagatatagatatagatatacattttaattattattattatgtactggcttgtttatgtgtgtatgcgctcgtgtgtgtgtgtttgtgtgtgtgtgtgtgtgtgtgtgcaggtgtgtgaatgttcgtttgtgtgtgtgagtgtgtgtgtgtgtgtgtgtgtgcaggtgtgtgaatgttcgtttgtgtgtgtgcaggtgtgtgtgtgtgtgtgtaggtgtgtgaatgtatgtgtgtgtgtgtgtgtgtgtgtgaatgtttgtgcgtgtgtgtgtgtgaatgcttgtgtgtgtgagtgcgtgtgtatgtgtaggtgtgtgaatgtttgtgtgtgtgtgggtgtgtgactgtttgtttgtgtatgtgtgtgtctgtgtgcgtgtgtagatgtgtgaatgtttgtgtgtgtgcgtgtgtaggtgtaggtgtgtgagtttttgtgtgtttgtatgtgtgcgtgtgcgctaaTTTCGagacatttcttttattttcacggTAAATTCGAAAATAAtctgaaaataaagaatattgtTTCAGATGTGCACATGTCTGTTTAAATGTGTATGCGCGTCCTCCTCTAAATGCAGTATGTATGCGCATGTGCGTTTTATGGATGCACGTCTGCCTGCCTCTGCATGTGTATATCTGCTTCCATCCACGAGTGCCTGTGTAACTATGTacatgtaaacgtgtgtgtgtgtgtaggtacgtggatgtttgtttgtgtgtgtacgtgtgtgtgtgtgtgtaggtacgtggatgtttgtgtgtgtgtgtgtgtgtgtgtgtgcgcgcgcgcgcgtgtgtgtgtgtgtgtgtgtgtgcgtgtgtgtgtgtgtgcgtgtgtgtgtgtgtgtgtgtgtgtgtgtgtgtgtgtgtgtgtgtgtgtgtgtgtgtgtgttgtgtgtgcgtgtgaatatttgtttgtttgtgtgtgtgtgtgtgtgtgtgtgtgtgtgtgtgtgtgtgtgtgtgtgtgtgtgtgcgtgtgtgtgtgtgcgtgtgtgtgtgtgtgtgtatacgtgtgtgtgtgtgtgtgtgtgaatgtttgtttgtttgtgtgtgtgtgtgtatgtgcatttatgtatacgtgtgtgtgtgtctgtgtgtattcgtgtgtgtgtatacatttgtgtgtgtatgtgcacgtattaTTTTTAGACGTCGCAGAACATAACAATACCAATACGTTTAGCGAGTCCACAGCCAGCGACCCGGGCACTAAACATTGACCTTATATTCTAACGCCAACACAAATGATTCCcggaggttaaaaaaaaaaaaaaaaaaaaaaaaaaaaaaagtttaaaaaagaggtttaccaaaaagaaagaaaaaaaaaagtcttaaaaaagaatgaaagtaagtaaaaaaatgctttaaaaaacatgaaataagaggaaatataaataaaaaaatatacgttttctttcttttaacagaGTGTCACCAGCAAATTCTTGCTGTGACGGACGGGTTCAAATCACGAACGGACACGACTACCGCATCGACCGTGGGCGTTGATGCGGACATCGCATGCGGACGTCCACGGACGGACAGGAGGACTTCTTCTGCGgtcatcatatgcggacatcatatgcggacatcatatgcggtcatcatatgcggacatcatatgcggacatcatatgcggtcatcatatgcggacatcatatgcggacatcatatgcggtcatcatatgcggtcatcatatgcggacatcatatgcggtcatcatatgcggacatcatatgcggtcatcatatgcggacatcatatgcggtcatcatatgcggacatcatatgcggtcatcatatgcggacatcatatgcggtcatcatatgcggacatcatatgcggacatcatatgcggtcatcatatgcggacatcatatgcggacatcatatgcggacatcacatgcggacatcatatgcggtcatcatatgcggacatcatatgcggtcatcatatgcggtcatcatatgcggacatcatatgcggacatcatatgcggtcatcatatgcggacatcatatgcggacatcatatgcggtcatcatatgcggacatcatatgcggacatcatatgcggacatcatatgcggtcatcatatgcggacatcatatgcggacatcatatgcggtcatcatatgctgacatcatatgcggacatcatatgcggacatcatatgcggtcatcatatgcggacatcatatgcggacatcatatgcggacatcacatgcggacatcatatgcggtcatcatatgcggacatcatatgcggtcatcatatgcggtcatcatatgcggacatcatatgcggacatcatatgcggtcatcatatgcggacatcatatgcggacatcatatgcggtcatcatatgcggacatcatatgcggacatcatatgcggtcaTCATATGCAGACAccatatgcggacatcatatgcggacatcatatgcggtcatcatatgcggacatcatatgcggacatcatatgcggtcatcatatgcggacatcatatgcggacatcatatgcggacatcatatgcggtcaTCATATGCGGTCATCATATGCGGTCATCATATGCGGACAGCATATGCGGGCAACATATGCGgtcatcatatgcggacatcatatgcggacatcatatgcggacatcatatgcggtcatcatatgcggacatcatatgcggacatcatatgcggtcatcatatgcggacatcatatgcggtcatcatatgcggacatcatatgcggacatcatatgcggacatcatatgcggacatcatatgcggacatcatatgcggtcatcatatgcggacatcatatgcggtcatcatatgcggacatcatatgcggtcatcatatgcggacatcatatgcggacatcatatgcggtcatcatatgcggacatcatatgcggacatcatatgcggtcatcatatgcggacatcatatgcggtcatcatatgcggacatcatatgcggacatcatatgcggtcatcatatgcggacatcatatgcggacatcatatgcggtcatcatatgcggatatcatatgcggacatcatatgcggacatcatatgcggtcaTCATATGCGGTCATCATTTGCGGTCATCATATGCGGACAACATATGCGGGCAACATATGCGgtcatcatatgcggacatcatatgcggacatcatatgcggtcatcatatgcggacatcatatgcggacatcatatgcggtcatcatatgctgacatcatatgcggacatcatatgcggacatcatatgcggtcatcatatgcggacatcatatgcggacatcatatgcggtcatcatatgctgacatcatatgcggacatcatatgcggacatcatatgcggtcatcatatgcggacatcatatgcggacatcatatgcggacatcatatgcggacatcatatgcggtcatcatatgcggacatcatatgcggtcatcatatgcggacatcatatgcggacatcatatgcggtcatcatatgcggacatcatatgcggtcaTCATATGCGGACAACATATGCGGACGACCAGGGAGGAATGACAGGGACATCTTCGGACATCTCATGCGGACACACACAGGGGGAGACGAGGCGAACGTGCTCTGCGGACGTCAAGCAAAGACACcgtgggaggagcaggaggccttCCCTACGGACGCCACGGACATccaaggaggaacaagagaacaCTACTTGCGGACATCACCTACGGACGCCCAGGGGGACAACGGACACCCAGGGGGGCTGAACGGACACCCAGGGGGACTGAACGGACACCCAGGGGGACTGAACGGACACCCAGGGGGACTGAACTGACACCCAGGGGGACTGAACGGACACCCAGGGGGACTGAACGGACACCCAGGGGGACTGAACGGACACCCAGGGGACTGAACGGACACCCAGGGGACTGAACGGACACCCAGGGGGACTGAACGGACACCCAGGGGGACTGAACGGACACCCAGGGGACTGAACGGACACCCAGGGGGACTGAACGGACACCCAGGGGGACTGAACGGACACCCAGGGGGACTGAACGGACACCCAGGGGGACTGAACGGACACCCAGGGGGACTGAACGGACACCCAGGGGGACTGAACGGACACCCAGGGGGACTTAACGGACACCCGTTTCcttgtctgtatctctgtttttGCTATTACAGTTCGCGCTAAAGTAGGAAAGTAGATAAAGATAACTGCTGTATCCGCGAACCGTTGCTATTTTCTGCTCAATAGTCCAATAGCGAGCTGAGttgcgaaggggaggatgagagagagatgaagggagaaagaggagtatgggaggaaggaaagagaaagagagaaggagagagagagggagatagatagagagagaggggggaaggagggagatagatagattgatagagagagagagagagagagagagaaaggatgaaaggcttgtGAAGTTTGCAATATtctttctcactgtttctctatatatttatatatatctatctgttagacactttatctacctgtctaccaatctataaatatcttcctatatctatatatctatgtccctctccatttatatatctatccatccatctatctatttacttatctccatttatccatctatcattctatactctctctctctctctctctctctctctctctctctctctctctctctctcactctctctctctctctctctctctctctctctctctctctctctctctctctctctctctctctctctctctctctctctctctctctctctctctctctctctctctctctctctctctctctctctctctctctctctctctctctctctctccctcactctctcttatctcactacttctctcactcactctctctccctccctcccgccctccctccctctatctatctattatctctatctatctatctatctatctattatctctatacatctatttatctattatatctatctatctatctatctctatctctatctgtctctctctatctatctatctcgttttctctctttcgctttctctccttctctctctctctctctctctctctctctctctctctctctctctctctccctctctctctctctctccaccttctccccacttttctcctcctgcccctcccccccctcccccctcctccccatccttctttctcctcgtcttagCTATACAAAAAGCAACAAAGCAACTTTTTAAAACATCTTCCTCGCACTcgccagccctccctcccctctccctccccctctttcccctcacttcctcactcctttatccttcctcccccccctccttccctcccaccctcccctcttcctctcactcccttgcctcctctctcccttcctccctctagccctctcctcacacacccctcccctgacCATttttgctcccctccccctccctcaccatccccctctaGTCCATTCTTGCCcacctccttaacccctcccctcaccacaccctcccctcaccaccccctccctgttcgttttacctcccctccccccccccccttcagtccATTCTCGCCCACCCCTTCCCTGTTCATTttacctcaccctccccctcccctctccccccccctccttcagcccattatcacccacccccttccccttcccctcttcccctcccccctgtccattcttcccccttccccgcatAATCCCTGGGGGTTTTTCCCGCTTGATTGGGCAGGTGTTGTAGGTGTACCTGAGGGGCGCTTTGCACACGGAAACATTCACggcctcggtgtgtgtgtgtgcgggggggggggttatgtttgtgtgtgtttgtgtgtgtatgtgtgtgggtattcatgtgagtgtgtttgtgtgtgtgtaggtattcatgtgaatgtggatgtgtgtatgcgtgtgtgggtgtgtttgcgtgtgtatgttttttttacgtgtgtttgtgtgtgtgttggtattcatgtaggtgtgtatgtttatgtgggtgtgtttgtgtgtgtgtaggtattcatgtgggtgtgtatacgtgtgtggttatgtttatgtgtgtgtgtaggtattcatgtgggtgtgtatacgtgtgtggttatgtttatgtgtgtgtgtgtaggtattcctgtgggtgtgaatgtgtgtctgggtgtgtttatatgtgtgagcAGGTATTcaagtgggtgtgtgtatgggtgtgtttgtgtgcatgtgtttgtgtttttgtacgtgtgtgtgtttgtgtgtgtgtagatattcatgtgggtgtgtatgtatgttggggagagagagagacacagagacagtgagaaagagagagagagagagagagacagttagagagacagtgagaaagagagagagagagagagagaatcagtgtgTCACATTACTTACATATTTCTTTCTCGGTTTTAACTGAAACCAAAGTTTAGAAAAatcacattatctttttttcttttcttttcttttctttctttctttttcttccttatgtcGCTTCTTTTCTCAACCCATTTTTCTGttcattgttttcttattttgacTTCCATTTTTGCCGCAAGAAAGAGCTTCCAGCTTCagtcttttatattatttatttatttatttgaatctatcccatttaattaattaatctatctatttattatcattattcttatataatttttcctcacttcttttcttaatttttacttacgtttgtataaaaaaaaaatcaacatgagcaaaacatacacaaaaatacaaacaaacaaggcaAAACATTAACAacgaacatatttacatatttacacatgtacgcatacagTTGCTCACGCTCAAGatcagaaacgcacacacaaacgtacacgcgcacaccaccacacacacatacatacacgatcaTAAAATCATACTGCTCCCCcccaaagagagagcgagagagagagagagagagagagagagagagagagagagagagagagagagagagagagagagagagagagagagagagagagagagagagagagagagagagaaagagagagagagagagagagagagagagagagagagagaaagaaagagaaagagagcaaggaagagagagagagagagagagagagagagagagagagagagagagagagagagagagagagagagcaaagaagagagagtgaaagaaagaaaagagagagagaaaaaatatatataatttagagaaaaggctaaaaaaaaagcgtgatagagagagatagagagcaaagaagagagagaaaaaaaaatcatttaagagaaaagtctaaaaaaaaaaaaaaaaaaaaaaaaaatagatccgaATAGCCCTCCTTGAGCACCTGAAGCCGCGACACCAGGTGGGGGACGAACCTCATTACGTCCTTCGAACTTCAGACCCTCAGTTAAGGATTTTTATGAATGCGCTTTcggctctcttttattttccttctttttctttctctcgctctctctctttcttgctctttctttctttctttctctctctctctctctctctctctctctctctctctctctctctctctctctctctctctctctatctatctatctatctatctatctatctctatctatctatctatctatctctctctctctctctctctctctctctctctctctctatctctctctctctctctcactctctctctctctctctctctctctctctctcttttctcttttttgatttatcgttttttcttctttgttttcttttttttttttctttttttttgcatttttccttttttctttttttctctcttttttatttttttcatttatcgtcATGTATCATATAATTTagttttgatattttcttttttttctctctttttttattgttttattttctggttcatttatttcatcttctttcttctgtctcatttttttttcttttctatcacgtttattctctattctcttttctgtctcatttctctctctctctctctctctctctctctctctttctctctctctctctctctctctctctctctctctctctctacacacacacacacacacacacacacacacacacacacacacacatatatatatatatatatatatatatatatatatatatatatatatatatatatatatatatatatatatatatatatatatacatgtatattctcccttcttcctttatacttttcttcctctttttcttcttcgttgtccctctctctcctttcgttctttcttcgcGTAAGTCATCCAGCTCCCCTCCTccgtgcgcccccccccccgccaatctCTCGACATCTCTCGACATCTCTCAAGATCTCTCGACATCTCACAACATCTCTCGACATTTCTCAGCATTTCTCTCAGCATCTCTCACAATCTCTCGATATCTCTCGACATCTCTCAAGATCTCTCGACATCTC
Proteins encoded:
- the LOC138864614 gene encoding zonadhesin-like, with amino-acid sequence MSRDVERCREILRDVERYREIVRDAERNAEKSRTVIAKTEIQTRKRVSVKSPWVSVQSPWVSVQSPWVSVQSPWVSVQSPWVSVQSPWVSVQSPWVSVQSPGCPFSPPGCPFSPPGCPFSPLGVRSVPWVSVQSPWVSVQSPWVSVQSPWVSVQSPWVSVQSPWVSVQSPWVSVQPPWVSVVPLGVRISSTYVCSLIHVALIRSLRLIPSIDLSIPLWAFISFLFSNLVVVHVPDP